In the genome of Magnolia sinica isolate HGM2019 chromosome 2, MsV1, whole genome shotgun sequence, one region contains:
- the LOC131237848 gene encoding uncharacterized protein LOC131237848 produces the protein MTADTTTLHYWLNWRVLLCAIWVFSPMIAASILIRKYEGSDAEQHDREETQQKRAGTLYADESWRPCLKEIHPIWLLAFRIVAFLVLLTLLIINVVLDGGGVFYFYTQWTFALVTIYFGLGSLLSLYGCYQFLNKVGGDMVEQLRLDEERGTYVAPIHEGNANVFRPAKSPSHHEERYVCKISGIWGYVFQIIYQTSAGAATLTDVVFWLIIYPFLTAKDYRLNFLLAGMHSLNAVFLLGDAALNSLRFPWFRISYFVLWTAMFVIFQWVIHACVSLWWPYPFLDLSSPYAPLWYLMVALLHVPCYVAFPLIIKLKHNLLSRWFPHSHQFLK, from the exons ATGACTGCCGATACAACCACCTTGCATTATTGGTTAAATTGGAGAGTTTTGCTCTGTGCTATTTGGGTGTTTTCGCCAATGATTGCTGCGTCAATTTTGATACGTAAATATGAAGGCTCGGATGCTGAACAACACGACCGTGAAGAGACCCAGCAAAAAAGAGCTGGTACCTTATATGCAGATGAGTCTTGGAGGCCTTGTCTGAAAGAAATTCATCCCATTTGGCTGCTTGCCTTCCGCATTGTCGCATTTTTAGTACTCTTGACATTGCTTATTATCAATGTTGTTCTTGATGGAGGTGGCGTATTCTACTTCTATACTCA GTGGACATTCGCATTGGTTACTATCTACTTTGGG CTTGGTTCTTTACTCTCCCTTTATGGATGCTATCAATTTCTCAATAAAGTTGGGGGTGATATGGTTGAGCAATTGAGGTTAGATGAAGAGCGAGGCACTTATGTTGCACCTATACATGAAGGAAACGCAAACGTATTCCGCCCTGCCAAAAGCCCATCTCACCATGAAGAGCGTTATGTTTGTAAAATTAGTGGGATTTGGGGCTACGTGTTCCAAATCATTTACCAG ACTAGTGCAGGTGCTGCTACGCTCACCGATGTTGTCTTCTGGCTCATCATTTATCCATTTCTTACTGCCAAAGATTATAGGCTGAATTTT TTATTGGCTGGTATGCATTCGCTGAACGCCGTCTTTCTTCTTGGAGATGCTGCTTTGAATAGCTTG AGGTTCCCATGGTTCCGGATCTCCTACTTTGTTTTGTGGACAGCTATGTTTGTCATTTTCCAATGGGTCATCCATGCTTGTGTCTCACTTTG GTGGCCATACCCTTTTCTTGACTTGTCATCGCCTTATGCTCCACTATG GTATTTAATGGTGGCATTGTTGCATGTTCCATGCTATGTGGCCTTTCCTCTCATTATAAAGCTGAAGCACAACTTGCTGTCAAGATGGTTTCCTCACTCACACCAGTTCTTAAAGTAA